The following coding sequences are from one Chaetodon trifascialis isolate fChaTrf1 chromosome 24, fChaTrf1.hap1, whole genome shotgun sequence window:
- the igfbp2a gene encoding insulin-like growth factor-binding protein 2-A encodes MIMTKNLMPITMLSYAGCSLLILSASLAGASLAEMVFRCPGCTAERQALCPTLTETCTEIVREPGCGCCPVCARQEGEMCGVYTPRCSTGLRCYPTPDSELPLEQLVQGQGQCRRKVDAETTTCSQEHREQTNGEAVEPLPEQGVSEIPAIRKPSKETTWLGPKESAVRQHRQEMKTKMKTNKVEEVKPARPKQTQCQQELDQILERISKMPFRDNRGPLEDLYALHIPNCDKRGQYNLKQCKMSLHGQRGECWCVNPHTGRPIPSAPTVRGDPNCSQYLRELELDLPDMAQI; translated from the exons ATGATAATGACCAAAAACCTCATGCCCATAACAATGCTGTCGTACGCGGGCTGCAGCTTGCTGATCCTCTCCGCGTCTCTCGCCGGTGCCTCCCTGGCCGAGATGGTGTTCCGCTGCCCGGGCTGCACCGCGGAGCGCCAGGCGCTGTGCCCAACGCTCACCGAGACTTGCACGGAGATAGTGCGCGAGCCGGGCTGCGGGTGCTGCCCCGTGTGCGCCCGGCAAGAGGGCGAGATGTGCGGCGTGTACACCCCGAGGTGCTCCACCGGTCTGCGGTGCTACCCGACGCCCGACTCGGAGCTTCCCCTGGAGCAACTGGTGCAGGGCCAGGGGCAGTGCCGGCGCAAAGTGGACGCCGAAACGACCACTTGCAGCCAGGAGCACCGGGAGCAAACCAACG gtgagGCCGTGGAGCCGCTGCCTGAGCAGGGTGTGAGCGAGATCCCGGCCATCCGGAAGCCCAGCAAAGAGACCACCTGGCTGGGACCCAAAGAGAGTGCTGTACGCCAGCACAGACAGGAGATGAAGACCAAGATGAAGACCAacaaggtggaggaggtgaagcctGCACGGCCCAAACag ACCCAGTGTCAGCAGGAGCTCGACCAGATCCTGGAGAGGATATCCAAGATGCCCTTCAGAGATAACCGAGGTCCACTGGAAGACCTGTATGCCCTGCACATCCCCAACTGTGACAAGAGGGGGCAGTATAATCTCAAACAG tgcaagATGTCTCTGCACGGCCAGAGGGGCGAGTGCTGGTGCGTCAACCCACACACCGGCCGACCCATCCCATCAGCCCCCACTGTGAGGGGAGACCCCAACTGCAGCCAGTACCTCAGAGAGCTGGAGCTGGACCTCCCGGACATGGCCCAGATATAG